From the Gramella sp. Hel_I_59 genome, one window contains:
- the radC gene encoding DNA repair protein RadC, with amino-acid sequence MSENSSKSIKTWAEDDRPREKLLSKGRLALSDSELLAILIGSGSKNESAVELSKRILAQSENNLNQLGKVSIGQLCQFKGIGSAKAVVITAALELGRRRRLEETLELSKISSSSSVFEIMQPIIGELPHEEFWILYLNNSNKILEKFQISKGGITGTLVDVRISLRKALEIGAVSLILTHNHPSGNLRPSEADKQLTQKLKTAAESLDIKILDHIIVTEKSYFSFADDGIL; translated from the coding sequence ATGAGCGAAAATTCATCAAAAAGTATAAAAACATGGGCGGAAGATGATCGTCCAAGGGAGAAGCTTTTGTCAAAGGGGCGTCTGGCTCTAAGCGATTCAGAATTACTGGCAATTCTTATTGGTTCTGGTAGTAAGAACGAGTCGGCTGTCGAGCTATCGAAAAGAATTCTTGCTCAGTCTGAAAACAATCTCAATCAATTGGGAAAGGTCAGCATTGGGCAACTCTGTCAGTTCAAAGGAATCGGAAGCGCAAAAGCTGTAGTGATCACCGCCGCGCTAGAATTAGGAAGAAGACGACGGCTTGAGGAAACTCTGGAATTAAGTAAAATATCCTCAAGTTCTTCAGTTTTTGAAATAATGCAGCCAATCATAGGGGAATTACCTCATGAAGAATTCTGGATCTTATATCTAAATAATAGCAATAAGATCCTGGAGAAATTTCAAATAAGCAAAGGAGGAATTACCGGGACTCTGGTAGATGTTCGAATAAGCTTGAGAAAGGCTTTAGAAATAGGTGCGGTATCTCTTATCTTGACCCATAACCATCCAAGTGGAAATTTACGTCCTAGTGAGGCAGATAAGCAATTGACCCAAAAGCTTAAAACTGCTGCGGAAAGCCTTGATATTAAAATTCTTGATCATATCATTGTTACTGAAAAGTCATATTTTAGCTTTGCCGACGACGGAATTCTATAA
- a CDS encoding Mur ligase family protein, with the protein MNIHFIAIGGSAMHSLAIALQRKGYHITGSDDAIFEPSRSRLEKENILPQKMGWDVGRITANLDAVILGMHAREDNPELMKAKELGIKIYSYPEFIFEQSKNKTRVVIGGSHGKTSITSMILHVMNYHDRDIDYMVGATLEGLDNPVHLTQENDFIVIEGDEYLSSAIDRRPKFHLYHPNIALLSGIAWDHINVFPTFENYVEQFKIFINSIVNGGILVYNEEDQTVKELAETTENPIRKHAYHTPDYHTEDNTTILDAPEGELPLEIFGKHNMNNLAGSKWICQHMGIDEDDFYEAIATFKGASKRLEKVAETSNGVIFKDFAHSPSKVAATTAAVKEQYPNRKLIACLELHTYSSLNADFLKEYKNTLEKADEALVFYSPDAVAIKKLADVSEDQIEQAFQKQGLKIYTNPENFEADLKNLGFNNSVLLMMSSGNYGGLDMESLKELI; encoded by the coding sequence ATGAACATACATTTTATAGCCATCGGTGGTAGTGCAATGCATAGTCTTGCGATCGCACTTCAGCGAAAAGGGTATCATATTACTGGCAGTGATGACGCTATCTTTGAACCTTCCAGATCGCGTCTCGAAAAGGAAAATATACTTCCGCAGAAAATGGGATGGGATGTCGGTAGAATAACCGCAAACCTGGATGCTGTAATCTTAGGAATGCACGCAAGAGAAGATAATCCAGAGTTAATGAAGGCGAAGGAGTTGGGTATTAAAATATATAGTTATCCAGAATTTATTTTCGAACAATCAAAGAATAAGACCCGGGTAGTTATAGGTGGCTCACATGGTAAAACTAGTATTACTTCAATGATTCTTCATGTTATGAATTATCATGACAGGGATATTGACTATATGGTGGGTGCAACTCTAGAAGGTCTGGACAATCCTGTTCATTTGACCCAGGAGAATGATTTTATTGTTATTGAAGGAGATGAATATTTAAGTTCTGCCATCGATAGACGCCCGAAATTTCATCTTTATCATCCAAATATCGCCTTGCTGAGTGGTATTGCATGGGATCATATCAATGTATTCCCAACGTTTGAGAACTATGTAGAGCAATTTAAAATCTTTATCAATTCTATCGTTAACGGGGGAATACTGGTTTACAACGAAGAAGATCAAACGGTAAAGGAACTTGCAGAGACTACGGAAAATCCCATTAGAAAGCATGCATATCATACGCCAGATTATCACACAGAAGATAATACTACGATACTGGATGCCCCGGAAGGTGAATTACCGCTGGAGATATTTGGTAAGCACAATATGAATAATCTTGCGGGATCAAAATGGATTTGCCAGCATATGGGTATTGATGAAGATGACTTTTACGAGGCTATAGCTACCTTTAAAGGAGCGTCGAAAAGACTGGAGAAAGTTGCCGAAACTTCCAATGGAGTTATTTTTAAGGATTTCGCACATAGTCCATCCAAGGTTGCTGCTACCACTGCCGCAGTTAAGGAGCAGTATCCAAACAGAAAATTGATTGCCTGCCTTGAGTTACATACTTATTCCAGCTTAAATGCAGACTTTTTGAAGGAATATAAAAATACGCTGGAAAAGGCAGATGAAGCACTGGTATTTTATTCTCCTGATGCGGTTGCGATAAAAAAACTAGCTGATGTTTCTGAAGATCAGATTGAACAAGCATTTCAAAAGCAAGGCTTGAAAATATATACAAATCCTGAAAATTTTGAGGCTGACCTGAAGAATTTAGGTTTTAATAACTCTGTATTGCTAATGATGAGCAGTGGTAATTACGGCGGTTTGGATATGGAATCTCTAAAAGAACTTATCTAA
- a CDS encoding type IX secretion system membrane protein PorP/SprF, translating into MKKIITKYLLFAGIILFSIKGMAQQDPLFTQYMYNMSVVNPAYATDDPGMLNLGAIYRMQWTDVDGAPRTLNFFAHTPVSERVELGLTVVHDEIGDVEKTNNITADFAYVIPTGDNTKLSFGAKAGLTTFDANLAGLRLNDPGDAAFQNISEVFPVFGVGAFWFGDKHYLGVSAPNLLTADHLDDSQLLRDKGSEEIHYYLTGGYVFDITENFKLKPSTMVRGVEGSPLSVDVNANALLYDRFEAGVGYRFDKSVTGLVNFQVTPGIRIGYAYDYPTYDLSDDGSHEIMLLFDLDLFGLKKGYDKSPRFF; encoded by the coding sequence ATGAAAAAAATAATCACAAAATATTTATTATTCGCAGGCATTATCCTTTTCTCTATAAAGGGTATGGCCCAGCAAGATCCGCTCTTCACTCAATACATGTACAACATGAGTGTAGTGAATCCTGCATATGCGACAGACGATCCAGGCATGTTAAACCTGGGTGCGATTTACAGAATGCAATGGACAGATGTTGATGGTGCACCGCGCACCCTCAACTTCTTTGCCCACACTCCGGTAAGCGAGCGCGTTGAACTTGGACTAACTGTAGTTCATGACGAAATTGGTGATGTTGAGAAAACAAATAACATTACTGCAGATTTCGCATACGTGATCCCAACTGGTGATAATACAAAGTTATCGTTCGGTGCAAAGGCAGGTCTAACAACATTCGATGCAAACCTTGCAGGCTTACGTTTAAATGATCCAGGTGATGCAGCATTCCAAAACATCAGCGAAGTATTTCCTGTATTTGGAGTTGGAGCTTTCTGGTTTGGGGACAAGCACTACTTAGGTGTTTCTGCACCTAACTTATTAACGGCAGATCATCTTGATGACAGCCAGTTACTAAGAGATAAAGGTTCAGAAGAGATCCATTACTACCTTACCGGTGGTTATGTGTTTGACATTACTGAAAACTTTAAACTAAAGCCTTCTACTATGGTTAGAGGGGTTGAAGGATCACCACTATCTGTAGACGTAAATGCGAATGCATTGTTATATGACAGATTTGAAGCAGGTGTTGGTTATAGATTCGATAAGTCCGTTACAGGCTTGGTAAACTTTCAGGTTACACCAGGAATAAGAATTGGGTATGCATATGATTACCCAACTTATGACCTGAGCGACGATGGTTCTCATGAGATCATGCTATTATTCGATCTGGACCTATTCGGACTTAAGAAAGGATATGACAAATCACCAAGATTCTTCTAA
- a CDS encoding OmpA family protein, translated as MKNIYSTLLILFVSITAFGQKSDIRDGNKFFANAAYIDAADTYENVNEKSQEILQNLGDSYFYTNQMQNAAEVYEMLFLRHSGAVTPEYQFRYAHALMAQGNYVKADELMNELSGNEWNHEEFKNTLDTVVPHKFKYDQIMNNASSSDFGIGFYGDRVAFASTRNQERPIYPWNKMPALDLYSAQMDDEGEMKDIVLFSDVINTDEHESSATFSQDGNTIYFDRTNEDRVKNENDVRVAHISIYRAEMVDGEWTNVEKLPFSSEDYSVEHPSLNVDGTKLYFASDMPGGSGSFDIYMVDINEDGTFGTPQNLGAGVNTANREQFPFISENDVLYFTSDGHQGFGNLDIYRTEGDFSEVENLGSSINSGNDDFAYVVKESDETGYFASNRRGTDNLYQFTREENEIVEAPTEVDPTSGQDLIPIDGSKIYFDFDKATIKKESEVVLDSVVTYMNDYPNIKVKVESHADARGPDSYNMALSKRRATSTVDYLVKKGIDRSRLTSEGYGETRPVNDCTQPTGCTNAEYAKNRRSAFVVSNRNSESQSMTEDGSEDSMDDDMIEDNEN; from the coding sequence ATGAAAAATATATATAGTACACTTTTAATTTTATTCGTGAGCATTACAGCTTTCGGTCAAAAGTCTGACATTAGGGATGGAAACAAGTTTTTCGCCAATGCAGCTTATATCGATGCAGCTGATACTTATGAAAACGTAAATGAGAAATCTCAGGAGATCCTTCAGAATCTTGGAGACTCTTACTTCTATACAAACCAGATGCAGAACGCAGCTGAAGTATATGAGATGTTATTTTTAAGACATTCCGGTGCTGTTACACCGGAGTATCAATTCCGATATGCTCACGCATTGATGGCTCAGGGTAATTATGTAAAAGCCGATGAGCTAATGAATGAGTTATCTGGAAATGAATGGAATCATGAAGAATTCAAGAATACTCTTGATACTGTAGTTCCACATAAATTCAAGTACGATCAGATCATGAACAATGCTTCATCATCAGATTTCGGAATTGGATTCTATGGTGACAGAGTGGCTTTTGCCTCAACAAGAAATCAGGAACGTCCTATCTATCCATGGAATAAAATGCCTGCATTGGATCTTTACAGTGCGCAAATGGATGATGAAGGTGAGATGAAGGATATTGTTCTTTTCTCAGATGTTATCAATACAGATGAGCATGAGAGTTCAGCAACATTCAGCCAGGATGGAAACACTATCTATTTCGACAGAACGAATGAAGATCGTGTGAAAAATGAGAATGATGTTCGTGTAGCTCACATTAGCATTTACCGTGCTGAAATGGTAGATGGTGAGTGGACCAATGTTGAAAAACTTCCTTTTAGTAGTGAAGATTATTCAGTAGAACACCCAAGCCTAAACGTAGATGGAACGAAGTTATACTTTGCCAGCGACATGCCTGGTGGAAGTGGATCTTTCGATATCTACATGGTAGACATCAATGAAGATGGAACCTTTGGAACTCCTCAAAATCTTGGAGCTGGAGTTAACACTGCCAATAGAGAGCAATTCCCTTTCATTAGCGAAAATGATGTTTTATACTTCACTTCAGATGGACACCAGGGATTTGGTAACCTTGATATCTACAGAACTGAAGGTGACTTCAGTGAAGTAGAAAACCTTGGATCTTCTATAAACAGTGGTAACGATGACTTCGCATATGTTGTGAAAGAGAGTGATGAAACTGGATACTTTGCTTCAAACAGAAGAGGAACAGATAATCTTTATCAATTCACACGTGAAGAGAATGAGATCGTTGAAGCTCCTACTGAAGTTGACCCAACAAGTGGTCAGGATCTTATTCCGATCGATGGAAGCAAAATCTACTTCGATTTTGACAAAGCAACGATCAAGAAAGAGTCTGAAGTTGTTCTGGATTCAGTAGTAACTTATATGAATGATTATCCAAATATCAAAGTAAAAGTTGAGTCTCATGCAGATGCTAGAGGGCCTGATAGCTACAACATGGCATTATCTAAGAGAAGAGCAACTTCTACAGTCGACTACCTTGTTAAGAAGGGAATTGACAGAAGCAGACTAACTTCTGAAGGTTATGGTGAAACACGTCCAGTAAATGACTGTACTCAACCAACCGGATGTACTAATGCAGAATATGCTAAGAACAGAAGAAGTGCATTTGTAGTATCAAACAGAAACTCTGAAAGTCAGTCAATGACAGAAGACGGTTCTGAAGATTCTATGGATGATGATATGATTGAAGACAACGAGAACTAG
- a CDS encoding gliding motility-associated C-terminal domain-containing protein, producing the protein MQNFTLRFKGKVFYLFALSLIFGTLSSYGQVCATVTDEDSNTAGNQQSFCYLETVDDIQRSGTNTAIFETADTANDTDPIDGDELLTNGVTYFVGSTTEDCERVAVSVTVNAAPTPENTIFPGRDDFSLSPCISSNFTAGDLEDEFIADTDYQLEVYEEEFGTTPLPDSQELTPGQSYFVGQVSSVAGNCPSTRAAVGYSPTEAPTPSAEATQTLCEGATVADLVASGTEPNTQTIRWYRSMNSNSPLADDVELIDGEDYFATQIVNDRNDPFPPCETRMSQRARVVVKLANFEAGPAVSESICQDDLQTRLESQSPTAVFLSLVAGRDLPSNVSFSPSIQSIVTAYSGNPFQTFTTLATFTTEEGCVDTVEIELTVFETFEAGDNSLGNTLCRSDLGNNITPAQVETYLLGLLSDDADQDGEFSPLPSDIADDLNNTSEEVTFNITYTVGDGTSCEDSANLEVTVFEGADFDLVELAPLCNDDIPALVNAIPEDIEDLFLENFGGNVPSGQFEAGAIQAVIDQYNQNNIDTFTATFIANIDNGCSESIELSRTVIEGENANAGSFDNIQNVCSNEESIDLTLLNNNDSNATAGGTFSGEGVSNNSFDPSIVAPGNVTITYTVDDSLDCVSGSMETTFTIEVIQGRNAGQDISGTLCLSELEDIVLPNIQNPENIIPALFGRFDFNGETGGTIESNLGNDFDQIGASLFAFYTNPNRDSSITIEGQYTVGNDTDNCGSDVSNFAITIIDGDLVDAGSDNTDNTLCNADIPGLVNNIPTDVENLYFDLLEAGVPQNGTFNPSIEELIADYNSDNFQTFSTTYTIGTEGCGDSVELAITVVEPGQAIAEANDDIINVCSSETFFNLNAALSENSTLGGTFFLNGEEFEGNIFDASTVEDGVYSFTYTVSSEDADCIEGNATANFTIDVTSDFDFGNDITTILCDSEVPDDLDPRTIDQFYMSLVAELPSGGTFETSAEDILAQYNNNPIDTFTRIYTVASGECQGSVTVSVIVQEEGPANAGDIADQTVCSDSGMINLADFLTADSSSGGTFSGDNVVDGMFDSSVGPNDNGYVITYTVDDSANCVTDGTSDTTTFTITVNEPQAANAGDIADQTVCSDSGMINLADFLAADSSSGGTFSGEGVENNMFDASIEAGDYLITYSVTDAAPCVTDGTSDTATFTITVNEPQAANAGDIADQTVCSDSVMINLADFLTADSSVGGTFSGEGVENNMFDASMEAGDYLITYSVTDTAPCVIEGTESSTTFSITIVEPGIAIAEAANDSINLCTSENSYNLNDALSQDSTLGGTFVLNGEEFEGNIFDATIVEDGEYVFTYNVSSDDADCIEGSASVDFIINVTSETFDAGEDVSATVCSVGLDSTPTIVEVRNYFLNILSEGVPTDGTFNPSIEDIRQAYLENQIGTFATTYTVGNGGCEDSVELVINVVDEIPAEIGTIENPAPICRNAEDVDLFSYLPEGANLNGTFEGFEDGTFSPTMMGEGDFEITYTLTEDSPCTTGEASATFTITVQDAAFAGMDMDIAVCQNDGVQNLFDFLSVDADTDGEFTLEDGTVVTDGMMDPSAFDAGTYTVTYTVAAINDCGDDTAEFTITVQEVGDAPVVGDATFCAILDPTGADLIAGSEDLTFYTDADLTMMVADDAPLTEGTYYVTQRGDAGCESAATTFEVSITDPGTPTIEDANQTFCQFDDPTIADLNDAIDQTSNVTWYASADSTDPLSTGTALQDGVTYFASLYDPASDCDSSQRLAVNVSLECDFFIPEGISPNGDQLNDDFEIRYIEDFYPNYTIEIYNRWGDSVYKGNANTPNWDGTSNQGSFGDGLLPVGVYFYYLDFKDGSTEPRRGKVYLSR; encoded by the coding sequence ATGCAAAATTTTACCTTAAGGTTTAAGGGGAAAGTTTTTTACCTCTTTGCTTTATCCTTAATTTTTGGAACTCTGTCCTCCTATGGACAAGTCTGCGCTACCGTAACGGACGAAGACAGCAATACTGCCGGAAACCAACAATCATTCTGTTACCTAGAAACCGTAGATGACATCCAAAGAAGCGGAACAAACACTGCTATTTTTGAAACAGCTGACACCGCAAATGACACAGACCCTATTGATGGAGATGAACTTTTAACGAATGGTGTCACTTATTTTGTTGGAAGCACAACAGAAGATTGTGAGAGAGTTGCAGTAAGTGTTACTGTAAATGCTGCTCCAACTCCTGAAAATACAATTTTTCCCGGTAGAGATGATTTTTCCTTATCACCTTGTATCTCTTCTAATTTTACAGCAGGAGATCTTGAGGATGAATTCATAGCAGATACAGACTATCAGCTGGAAGTATATGAAGAGGAATTTGGAACTACGCCATTACCAGACTCACAAGAATTAACTCCCGGACAGAGTTACTTTGTAGGTCAAGTAAGTTCTGTTGCTGGAAATTGTCCTTCGACTAGAGCTGCAGTAGGGTACAGTCCTACGGAAGCTCCAACGCCTAGCGCCGAAGCTACTCAAACACTTTGTGAAGGTGCTACGGTTGCAGACCTAGTTGCATCTGGAACGGAACCTAATACTCAAACTATTAGATGGTATAGAAGTATGAATTCCAATTCACCTTTAGCTGATGATGTAGAATTGATTGATGGTGAAGACTATTTCGCTACTCAAATTGTAAATGATAGAAATGACCCATTCCCTCCTTGTGAAACTAGAATGAGTCAGAGAGCGAGAGTGGTTGTAAAACTTGCGAATTTTGAAGCTGGACCAGCTGTTTCGGAATCAATATGCCAGGATGATTTACAAACTCGTTTAGAGAGCCAGTCTCCTACTGCAGTCTTTTTAAGCTTAGTTGCTGGTAGAGATTTACCTTCAAATGTAAGCTTTAGTCCATCTATACAAAGTATAGTGACTGCCTATAGCGGCAATCCTTTTCAAACTTTTACCACACTAGCAACTTTTACTACTGAAGAAGGTTGCGTAGATACAGTAGAAATTGAATTGACTGTTTTTGAAACATTCGAAGCAGGTGATAATAGTCTTGGGAATACGTTATGTAGATCTGACCTTGGGAATAATATTACTCCCGCTCAAGTTGAAACTTACCTGTTAGGACTTCTTAGTGATGATGCTGATCAAGACGGTGAGTTTTCTCCTCTACCTTCAGATATTGCCGATGACTTGAATAATACTTCTGAAGAAGTTACTTTCAATATTACTTATACAGTAGGTGACGGAACAAGCTGTGAGGATTCTGCAAATCTGGAAGTAACAGTTTTTGAAGGAGCAGATTTTGACTTAGTTGAGCTTGCACCTTTATGCAATGATGATATTCCTGCATTAGTTAATGCAATCCCAGAAGATATTGAAGACTTATTTTTAGAAAATTTTGGAGGCAATGTTCCTTCAGGCCAATTCGAGGCGGGAGCTATTCAAGCCGTGATCGATCAATACAATCAAAATAACATCGATACATTTACTGCTACCTTTATCGCCAATATTGATAATGGTTGCTCAGAATCTATTGAGCTAAGCCGAACAGTTATTGAAGGTGAGAATGCTAACGCAGGTAGTTTTGATAATATTCAGAATGTTTGCTCGAATGAAGAATCAATTGATCTTACTTTACTGAATAACAATGATTCTAATGCAACTGCTGGCGGAACTTTCTCAGGCGAGGGAGTATCAAACAATTCTTTTGATCCTTCAATAGTAGCACCAGGAAACGTTACAATAACCTATACTGTTGATGATTCGTTAGATTGTGTTTCTGGTTCAATGGAAACCACTTTTACTATAGAAGTTATTCAAGGCCGTAATGCAGGTCAGGATATTTCTGGAACACTTTGTCTAAGTGAATTAGAAGATATCGTACTACCTAACATTCAGAATCCTGAAAATATAATTCCAGCTCTATTTGGAAGATTTGATTTCAATGGTGAAACTGGTGGAACGATAGAAAGCAATCTTGGAAATGATTTTGATCAGATTGGCGCATCTTTATTTGCATTTTATACGAATCCAAATCGCGATTCTAGTATTACAATAGAAGGTCAATATACCGTTGGAAATGACACCGACAATTGTGGGTCCGATGTATCTAATTTTGCAATTACTATTATTGATGGTGATCTTGTAGATGCTGGATCAGATAATACTGATAACACTCTATGTAATGCAGACATCCCAGGTTTGGTAAACAATATACCAACTGACGTTGAAAATCTGTATTTTGACTTACTTGAAGCAGGTGTTCCTCAAAATGGAACTTTCAATCCTTCTATAGAAGAATTGATTGCTGACTATAACTCAGATAATTTCCAAACTTTCAGTACGACTTATACTATTGGGACTGAAGGATGCGGTGATTCAGTTGAGTTGGCCATCACGGTTGTTGAACCAGGTCAAGCCATTGCTGAAGCAAATGATGATATAATTAATGTTTGTTCTAGCGAAACTTTTTTTAATCTAAACGCAGCGTTATCGGAAAATAGCACTTTAGGTGGAACATTCTTTTTGAATGGGGAAGAATTTGAAGGAAACATTTTCGATGCTTCTACTGTGGAAGATGGTGTGTATTCGTTTACTTATACCGTAAGTTCGGAAGATGCAGACTGTATCGAAGGAAACGCTACAGCTAACTTTACCATAGATGTAACTTCTGACTTCGATTTTGGAAATGATATTACTACTATATTATGCGATTCAGAAGTACCTGATGATTTAGATCCAAGAACAATTGATCAATTCTACATGAGTCTAGTTGCTGAATTGCCTTCAGGAGGTACTTTTGAAACCTCTGCGGAAGATATTCTAGCCCAATACAACAACAATCCAATTGACACCTTCACTAGAATATATACTGTTGCTAGTGGTGAATGTCAGGGATCTGTAACTGTTTCTGTAATTGTTCAGGAAGAAGGTCCTGCAAATGCAGGTGACATCGCTGATCAAACAGTATGTTCAGATTCAGGTATGATTAACCTGGCAGATTTCCTTACTGCTGATTCTTCATCAGGTGGGACTTTCAGTGGAGATAATGTTGTTGACGGGATGTTCGATAGCTCTGTTGGACCTAATGATAATGGTTATGTTATCACATACACCGTAGATGATTCTGCAAATTGTGTAACTGATGGAACTTCAGATACTACTACATTTACTATTACAGTAAACGAGCCACAAGCAGCCAATGCAGGTGACATCGCTGATCAAACAGTATGTTCAGATTCAGGTATGATTAACCTGGCAGATTTTCTTGCTGCTGATTCTTCATCAGGTGGAACATTCTCCGGAGAAGGAGTAGAAAACAATATGTTCGACGCTTCAATAGAGGCTGGTGACTATTTAATAACTTACTCTGTAACAGATGCAGCACCTTGTGTAACTGATGGAACTTCAGACACTGCTACATTTACTATTACAGTAAATGAGCCACAAGCAGCCAATGCAGGTGACATCGCTGATCAAACAGTATGTTCAGATTCAGTTATGATTAACCTGGCAGATTTCCTTACTGCTGATTCTTCAGTAGGTGGAACATTCTCCGGAGAAGGAGTAGAAAACAATATGTTCGACGCTTCAATGGAGGCCGGTGATTATTTAATAACTTACTCTGTAACAGATACAGCACCTTGCGTAATTGAAGGCACTGAAAGCTCAACAACTTTTAGTATCACGATTGTTGAACCAGGTATAGCTATTGCAGAAGCTGCAAATGACTCTATCAATCTTTGTACAAGCGAAAATTCTTATAACCTAAACGACGCATTATCTCAGGATAGTACTCTGGGTGGTACATTTGTACTGAATGGAGAAGAATTTGAAGGAAACATTTTCGATGCTACAATTGTAGAAGATGGTGAATATGTGTTCACTTACAATGTTAGTTCTGATGATGCAGATTGTATTGAAGGAAGCGCTTCTGTTGACTTTATAATCAATGTGACTTCTGAAACTTTCGATGCAGGTGAAGATGTGAGTGCAACGGTATGTTCGGTTGGATTGGATTCAACCCCGACAATAGTTGAAGTCCGTAATTACTTCTTAAACATTCTTTCTGAAGGAGTTCCAACAGATGGTACTTTCAATCCAAGTATTGAAGATATTCGCCAGGCTTATTTAGAAAATCAAATAGGAACTTTTGCTACTACTTATACCGTAGGAAACGGAGGCTGTGAAGATTCTGTTGAACTTGTAATTAACGTAGTTGACGAAATTCCTGCTGAAATAGGAACGATCGAAAACCCTGCTCCAATCTGTAGAAATGCTGAAGATGTAGATTTATTCTCTTATTTGCCTGAGGGTGCAAACCTAAATGGAACGTTTGAAGGATTTGAAGACGGAACATTTAGTCCTACTATGATGGGTGAAGGTGATTTCGAAATTACATATACTCTTACTGAAGATTCTCCATGTACAACTGGCGAAGCATCTGCAACCTTTACAATTACTGTACAGGACGCTGCGTTTGCAGGAATGGATATGGACATTGCAGTTTGTCAAAACGATGGTGTACAGAATCTGTTTGATTTCTTATCAGTTGATGCTGATACAGATGGTGAGTTCACTCTTGAAGATGGTACTGTTGTTACAGATGGAATGATGGATCCTTCAGCTTTTGATGCAGGAACTTACACTGTAACTTATACTGTAGCTGCAATCAATGATTGTGGAGATGATACTGCTGAGTTTACAATTACTGTTCAGGAAGTAGGAGACGCTCCGGTAGTTGGTGATGCAACTTTCTGTGCTATCCTTGATCCAACTGGTGCAGATCTAATAGCAGGTAGTGAAGATTTGACTTTCTATACTGATGCTGATCTTACAATGATGGTTGCTGATGATGCTCCTTTAACTGAAGGAACTTATTATGTAACTCAACGAGGAGATGCAGGTTGTGAATCTGCAGCTACAACGTTCGAAGTAAGCATTACAGATCCTGGAACTCCAACGATCGAAGATGCAAATCAAACTTTCTGCCAGTTCGACGATCCAACGATCGCAGATCTGAATGATGCAATAGACCAGACTTCAAATGTAACCTGGTATGCAAGTGCAGATAGTACTGATCCATTAAGTACTGGAACAGCACTTCAGGATGGAGTGACATATTTCGCTTCGCTATACGACCCGGCATCAGATTGTGATAGCTCACAAAGACTTGCTGTGAACGTTAGCCTGGAATGTGATTTCTTCATACCAGAAGGTATTTCACCAAACGGTGATCAATTAAACGATGATTTCGAGATTAGATATATCGAAGATTTCTATCCTAACTATACTATTGAGATCTACAACAGATGGGGTGACTCAGTTTACAAGGGGAATGCAAATACTCCAAACTGGGATGGTACCAGCAATCAAGGTTCATTCGGTGACGGTTTGTTACCAGTAGGAGTTTACTTCTATTACCTGGACTTCAAAGATGGTAGCACTGAGCCAAGAAGAGGAAAAGTATACTTAAGTAGATAA